In Nitrospiraceae bacterium, the following are encoded in one genomic region:
- a CDS encoding efflux RND transporter periplasmic adaptor subunit: protein MSAHQSPDRPEPRKSGIHDADLDGLAIRRPAPGEPSPAGRRRWIWLTLAVLLVAAGLAWSSAWLRPDQRVEVVPVIRMPSGSGAGLAATGYVVAQRQASIASKGTGRLIYFGVNVGDRVKEGQLIARIEHDDMDALYRQALARLGVARAQLGAAKPELEEATLSFERVRTLLEKSFVTKSEYDMASARLRRAAAAVKSAEAAVTAAEAERQNATVQLDNTSIHAPFDGVIVKKLAEIGEVVSPFTATVRSGGSVVNMVDPLSVTVDAEVSESMIHRVRAGQPAEIQLDSVPGHRYQGEVQQVMPIADRAKGTVLTRIRFRDLDDRVRPELSAKVTFGPVPGAPAEPGEDWGVPSTAVVTREGRSVVLVVRAGIVAEAVVQVGTPAAGMVPVHGPLSQTDEVIVAPTETVHSGSTVSVIRRVS from the coding sequence GTGTCTGCTCATCAATCACCCGATCGTCCTGAGCCTCGCAAATCCGGCATTCACGACGCCGATTTGGACGGGTTGGCGATTCGTCGTCCCGCTCCCGGTGAGCCCTCGCCTGCCGGTCGGCGCCGGTGGATCTGGCTGACTCTGGCCGTTCTGTTGGTTGCGGCCGGATTGGCCTGGAGCAGCGCCTGGCTGCGACCGGATCAACGGGTCGAGGTGGTTCCGGTGATTCGCATGCCGTCAGGGAGCGGGGCAGGCCTGGCGGCGACCGGGTATGTGGTCGCGCAGCGGCAGGCCTCGATTGCGTCCAAGGGCACCGGACGATTGATCTATTTCGGCGTCAACGTCGGCGATCGCGTGAAGGAGGGCCAACTGATCGCGCGGATCGAACACGACGACATGGATGCGCTCTATCGGCAGGCCTTGGCCCGGTTGGGTGTGGCGCGGGCGCAACTGGGTGCCGCAAAGCCGGAGCTCGAAGAGGCGACGCTGAGTTTCGAGCGGGTGAGGACGCTCCTGGAGAAGTCGTTTGTCACCAAATCGGAGTACGACATGGCCTCGGCCCGTCTGCGTCGTGCCGCCGCTGCCGTGAAATCGGCTGAAGCGGCAGTCACGGCGGCGGAGGCCGAACGCCAAAACGCGACGGTCCAACTTGACAATACGAGCATCCACGCGCCGTTCGACGGGGTCATCGTGAAGAAATTGGCCGAGATCGGCGAGGTCGTGTCACCGTTCACCGCCACCGTCCGTTCCGGAGGGTCCGTGGTGAACATGGTCGACCCCTTGTCCGTGACGGTCGATGCGGAGGTGTCGGAATCAATGATTCACCGCGTGCGGGCTGGTCAGCCGGCGGAGATTCAACTCGATTCGGTGCCGGGGCACCGATATCAGGGCGAAGTGCAGCAGGTGATGCCGATCGCCGATCGCGCCAAGGGGACAGTGCTCACGCGCATCCGATTTCGTGACCTGGATGATCGGGTGCGGCCTGAGCTGAGCGCCAAGGTCACGTTTGGTCCTGTTCCCGGGGCGCCGGCAGAGCCGGGGGAGGACTGGGGTGTGCCATCCACCGCCGTGGTGACCCGCGAGGGGCGATCGGTGGTGCTCGTTGTGCGTGCGGGTATCGTGGCGGAAGCGGTGGTGCAAGTCGGGACCCCCGCGGCCGGGATGGTCCCCGTGCATGGACCCCTGTCGCAGACCGATGAAGTCATTGTCGCGCCGACCGAGACCGTGCATTCCGGCAGCACGGTGTCGGTCATCCGTCGTGTCTCGTAA
- a CDS encoding ATP-binding cassette domain-containing protein, which yields MGPSGSGKSTLLNVMKRGSIGRRKRIGGGGGTRLDGLSKVRWRGGARHIRYVFQTYNLIPVLTAAEMWKLPLALTSTRRERADRVKITATAGRAGVIVWITITAGVRWPGAAGRRGARHCQRPDHDPRGRADRKPRSRIGRRHPHSPGQVEP from the coding sequence ATGGGACCGTCCGGGTCCGGCAAGAGTACGTTGCTGAACGTAATGAAGCGGGGATCGATCGGCCGACGGAAGCGGATCGGTGGTGGTGGCGGAACCAGGCTGGACGGCTTGTCGAAGGTGAGATGGCGCGGTGGCGCGCGCCACATCAGGTATGTGTTTCAGACCTACAACCTCATTCCGGTGCTGACGGCGGCGGAAATGTGGAAATTGCCGCTGGCCCTGACATCGACGCGGCGGGAGCGCGCCGACCGTGTAAAGATAACCGCTACGGCTGGTCGGGCTGGAGTGATCGTATGGATCACTATCACGGCAGGTGTCCGGTGGCCAGGAGCAGCGGGTCGGCGTGGCGCGCGCCATTGTCAGCGACCCGACCATGATCCTCGCGGACGAGCCGACCGGAAACCTCGATCGCGAATCGGCCGACGACATCCTCACTCTCCTGGCCAGGTTGAACCGTGA
- a CDS encoding ABC transporter permease, translating to MTLIRLMLRNTIRRPVRLALTIGGLAMVVLAFGLLRLTLDEWHSGVKAAANNRLITVHAMSDSLLLPLSYRERIAVVPGVQVAHYGNVFGVEYRDAKESFGAFAEQMSTFFETYPEVILNEADRLALLKDRGGCLIGQKLAARFGWKVGDVIPLKGTTHPGNWELTVRGIYRSSSPGIMGEGELYVHWQFANERLRTTAPDRADQVGWYVATTAPGVNPRSVVAAIDATFANSFAETRTEREQAYIAGWVARSGALLDALDWLSGVMNGIAALVLVNALAMAVRERTREYGVMKTLGFQPRHLVALVLGESLLVALGGALAGLGLLYPAARLYAVMVAGGKTVGAYEITAETIGMCLGVMVLVGLLAALWPAVRLSHMTTLEGLRHRG from the coding sequence ATGACACTGATCCGCTTGATGCTTCGGAACACGATCCGGCGGCCGGTGCGTCTGGCGCTGACGATCGGCGGCCTGGCGATGGTCGTCTTGGCCTTCGGGTTGTTGCGGCTGACGCTGGATGAATGGCACAGCGGCGTGAAGGCGGCGGCCAACAATCGCTTGATCACCGTCCATGCCATGTCCGATTCACTGCTTCTGCCGTTGTCGTATCGAGAGCGGATAGCGGTAGTCCCCGGTGTGCAGGTGGCGCATTACGGCAATGTGTTCGGCGTCGAGTACCGGGATGCGAAGGAATCGTTCGGGGCGTTTGCGGAGCAGATGAGCACGTTCTTCGAGACGTACCCGGAAGTCATCTTGAACGAAGCGGATCGTCTGGCGTTGCTGAAGGATCGGGGCGGATGCCTTATCGGACAGAAACTCGCCGCCCGCTTCGGCTGGAAGGTCGGTGACGTGATCCCGCTCAAGGGCACGACCCATCCTGGGAACTGGGAGTTGACCGTACGCGGCATCTACCGCAGCAGCAGCCCCGGCATCATGGGTGAAGGCGAACTCTATGTGCATTGGCAGTTTGCCAATGAGCGTCTGAGGACGACGGCGCCGGATCGAGCCGACCAAGTGGGTTGGTACGTCGCCACGACGGCGCCGGGCGTGAATCCCCGCAGCGTGGTCGCCGCCATCGATGCCACCTTTGCCAACTCATTCGCGGAAACCAGGACGGAGCGCGAACAAGCCTATATTGCCGGCTGGGTCGCGCGCTCGGGCGCGTTGCTCGATGCATTGGATTGGTTGTCCGGCGTGATGAACGGCATCGCGGCCCTGGTTCTGGTCAATGCGTTGGCGATGGCGGTGCGCGAGCGAACGAGGGAATATGGGGTGATGAAGACCCTGGGCTTCCAGCCGCGCCATTTGGTGGCGCTCGTCCTGGGGGAGTCGCTGCTGGTGGCGCTGGGCGGCGCTCTGGCCGGGTTGGGATTGTTGTACCCGGCGGCGCGGCTCTATGCGGTCATGGTCGCAGGTGGAAAAACGGTAGGCGCCTATGAGATCACCGCCGAGACGATCGGGATGTGTCTGGGTGTAATGGTCCTGGTCGGCCTGCTGGCTGCCCTCTGGCCCGCCGTACGTCTCAGCCATATGACGACGTTGGAAGGGTTGCGTCACAGGGGATAA
- a CDS encoding ABC transporter permease, whose product MLWSVYSLRNLWARRVTTLLTLLGLGLVVFVFVAILMLAHGLERTMGRTGDPANAIVMSKGALSEIESSLSRDHTGVLAAQPEVITLANHQAAAVREIALQLTLRKQGGGSLASLSLRGSSPDAFAVRPPVRIVQGRLWQPGTTEVIVGTQVAKQFPEARLSETLRFGRREWTVVGIFESEGSGFDSEVWGDAEQMMATFHRTAFSSMTIRLADPTVLPAFKARLERDPRFKVSVKREPEYYEGKAEGLARLIRVTGLFLTVVFSVGAMLGATMTMSASVAHRTTEIGTLRTLGFTRSHILQAFLLESILLGLAGGLLGVAGAALLNSMTISTVNWDTGAELAFAFHLTPAMVGEGLLFAAGMGVIGGLVPAARAARIEIVHALGQRTV is encoded by the coding sequence GTGTTGTGGAGCGTGTACAGTCTGCGGAATCTCTGGGCGCGCCGCGTCACGACCCTGCTCACGCTGCTGGGGCTTGGGCTCGTGGTCTTCGTGTTCGTGGCCATTCTGATGCTGGCGCACGGCTTGGAGCGGACGATGGGCAGGACCGGGGATCCTGCCAACGCGATCGTGATGAGTAAGGGAGCGCTCTCCGAAATCGAAAGCAGCCTGTCACGCGATCACACCGGGGTGCTGGCGGCACAGCCGGAGGTCATCACCCTGGCGAACCATCAGGCCGCGGCGGTGCGGGAAATTGCTTTGCAACTCACCTTGCGCAAGCAGGGAGGCGGAAGCCTGGCCAGCCTGTCGCTGCGTGGATCTTCGCCCGATGCCTTTGCCGTGCGCCCCCCGGTGCGCATCGTCCAAGGACGTCTGTGGCAGCCGGGCACGACGGAGGTGATTGTCGGCACCCAGGTGGCCAAGCAGTTTCCTGAAGCCCGTCTGTCCGAAACGCTGCGGTTCGGGCGGCGGGAGTGGACGGTAGTCGGGATCTTCGAGTCGGAGGGCAGCGGCTTCGACTCCGAGGTGTGGGGCGATGCGGAGCAGATGATGGCCACGTTCCATCGCACGGCGTTCTCGTCCATGACCATACGGTTGGCCGATCCGACTGTGCTGCCGGCATTCAAAGCGCGGCTGGAGCGAGATCCCCGGTTCAAAGTGTCAGTGAAGCGCGAGCCGGAGTATTACGAAGGCAAGGCCGAGGGGCTGGCCAGGCTGATTCGCGTGACCGGCTTATTCCTGACCGTGGTGTTCAGCGTCGGGGCCATGCTCGGGGCGACGATGACCATGTCCGCCTCCGTCGCGCATCGCACGACGGAGATCGGCACACTTCGCACCTTGGGATTTACGCGCAGCCACATTCTGCAGGCCTTTCTGCTCGAATCGATTCTACTGGGCCTTGCCGGAGGACTGCTGGGTGTGGCTGGCGCCGCCCTGCTCAATTCCATGACGATTTCGACCGTGAACTGGGATACCGGCGCCGAGTTGGCCTTTGCATTTCATCTCACCCCCGCGATGGTCGGCGAAGGATTGCTCTTCGCCGCCGGCATGGGAGTCATCGGGGGCCTCGTGCCCGCCGCACGGGCGGCACGTATCGAGATTGTCCACGCACTCGGACAACGGACGGTCTAG
- a CDS encoding TonB-dependent siderophore receptor, whose translation MLCSVMSLSREFTGISRGRSVTTAVIVLLPMLSACIGPHVQPAPAPQSQAGIVEPADRVDPAPQAEQIPSQTTAPSAPLPLPVLPVEVARSEGLQEAGDIPVIEAEPVIVTAQRESYAVDSAFTATKTDTPLMETPMAVQVVPKQVLQDQRVNRLQDALQNVSGVRSNNNDVEGYVYKLRGFNSLHVFRNGLTLAGGLGSNPGIHETANLERVEVLKGPASVLFGRAEPGGLINLVTKRPLATPYYKLEQEFGSYDHYRTVWDATGPLNQSGTIGYRLSGAYQDYGSFRDFQGGRRVFLAPVLAFKPTDRTDLVIDLQYLRNDAQSDTIFPALGNRPAPLALHRSFQEANDPRDWTGNFNLGYDLTHRFNQNWSLTSRFLFSKGSMKKLNVFATALDDATGVLDRTTQFQKLMSTTYATNLDLKGKFDALGAKHQVLVGVDYLHDAYDYSYAEGLSNFPINIFNPVYGSVPTSAYDEALNGAGFRSFASSLVKQAGVYVQDQITLFGKLHVLLGGRYDHAEVGQGNSDVSREEAITDRHGRFVRTDEQFSPRAGILYQWTAQLSTYASYSKSFGANNGRSATGEALPPESGEQFEVGTKTELFQGFSATVALFHLIKKNILTPDLTTPDPTDARAVGQARSQGVEVDLLGAVTTQLDLIVTYAYLDTKVTRDDSGLQGNRLDNVPSHSGRVFLVYHFGGEGGLGWRVGGGVSAASAVSGDRENTFNLPAYYRLDAMTSYTAMVGGRRLTAQLNLRNLTNTKYFDGTDIFYNQRSPRFGLFAAQPLMAFGTIRMEF comes from the coding sequence ATGTTGTGTTCAGTCATGTCTCTGTCCCGTGAGTTCACCGGTATCAGTCGAGGCCGTTCGGTGACGACTGCCGTCATTGTCCTTCTTCCCATGCTCTCTGCCTGCATCGGACCCCATGTCCAACCGGCGCCAGCGCCGCAAAGTCAGGCAGGCATCGTCGAGCCGGCGGATCGCGTTGATCCTGCTCCGCAAGCCGAACAGATTCCATCGCAGACAACCGCTCCCTCGGCGCCTCTGCCCTTGCCGGTTTTGCCGGTGGAGGTCGCTCGATCCGAGGGGCTTCAGGAGGCGGGAGACATCCCGGTGATCGAAGCCGAGCCTGTGATCGTGACCGCACAGCGCGAGTCGTATGCCGTGGATTCAGCCTTTACGGCGACGAAGACTGATACTCCGCTGATGGAAACGCCGATGGCCGTGCAGGTGGTTCCGAAGCAGGTCCTGCAGGATCAGCGGGTGAATCGACTGCAGGATGCCTTGCAGAACGTGAGCGGAGTGCGCTCCAACAACAATGACGTCGAAGGGTATGTCTACAAGTTGCGGGGGTTTAACAGTCTCCATGTCTTCCGCAACGGTCTGACCTTGGCGGGCGGCCTTGGCTCCAACCCAGGGATTCATGAGACCGCGAACCTCGAACGGGTGGAGGTGCTGAAAGGGCCGGCCTCCGTGCTGTTCGGGCGAGCGGAGCCGGGCGGGTTGATCAACCTCGTCACCAAACGTCCCCTTGCGACACCATATTACAAGCTGGAGCAGGAATTCGGCTCCTATGATCACTATCGAACGGTCTGGGATGCGACCGGACCGTTGAATCAGTCCGGCACGATCGGCTACCGATTGTCGGGCGCCTATCAGGACTATGGCTCGTTTCGAGATTTTCAGGGCGGGCGGCGGGTGTTTCTCGCGCCGGTCCTAGCCTTCAAGCCGACCGATCGGACCGATCTGGTCATCGACCTGCAGTATTTGAGGAACGATGCGCAGAGCGATACGATCTTTCCGGCTCTCGGCAATCGCCCGGCGCCGCTCGCGCTTCACCGGTCGTTCCAGGAAGCCAACGATCCCCGCGACTGGACCGGCAATTTCAACCTCGGTTACGACCTGACCCACCGGTTCAACCAAAATTGGTCGCTCACCAGCCGCTTTCTGTTCAGTAAAGGCAGCATGAAAAAGCTGAACGTCTTCGCCACGGCGCTGGACGACGCGACCGGGGTGCTGGACCGCACCACGCAGTTCCAGAAGCTCATGAGCACCACCTACGCGACCAACCTGGATCTCAAGGGGAAGTTTGATGCGCTGGGCGCGAAGCATCAGGTCCTGGTCGGCGTGGACTACCTGCATGATGCCTACGACTATAGCTATGCGGAGGGCCTTTCGAATTTCCCCATCAATATTTTCAACCCTGTGTATGGCAGCGTTCCGACCTCGGCCTATGACGAGGCCTTAAACGGGGCTGGGTTTCGAAGTTTTGCCTCGTCTCTCGTGAAACAGGCTGGCGTCTATGTTCAGGATCAGATCACCCTCTTTGGCAAGTTGCATGTCTTGCTCGGGGGACGATACGACCATGCCGAAGTCGGGCAGGGCAACAGTGACGTCTCTCGCGAGGAGGCCATCACCGATCGCCACGGACGATTCGTGAGAACGGACGAGCAGTTCAGTCCGCGCGCCGGGATCCTGTATCAATGGACCGCGCAGTTGAGTACATACGCGAGCTATTCAAAATCCTTCGGTGCCAACAACGGTCGCTCGGCGACTGGGGAGGCGCTGCCTCCCGAGAGTGGTGAGCAGTTCGAAGTGGGCACCAAGACCGAGCTGTTCCAGGGATTCTCGGCCACCGTGGCCCTGTTTCATTTGATCAAGAAGAACATCCTGACACCGGATCTGACCACTCCGGATCCCACCGACGCTAGGGCGGTCGGCCAAGCGCGCAGTCAGGGTGTCGAAGTTGATCTTCTTGGTGCGGTGACCACGCAACTGGATCTAATCGTGACGTACGCGTATCTCGATACCAAGGTCACGCGGGACGACAGCGGCCTGCAGGGTAATCGGCTGGACAATGTGCCGTCGCATAGTGGGCGAGTCTTTCTTGTGTATCACTTCGGTGGCGAGGGCGGATTGGGCTGGCGGGTCGGTGGAGGCGTCTCGGCGGCCAGCGCGGTGTCTGGAGATCGGGAAAACACGTTCAATCTGCCCGCGTATTACAGGCTGGATGCCATGACGAGTTACACCGCCATGGTTGGTGGCCGGCGCCTGACGGCTCAACTCAACCTGCGCAATCTGACGAATACGAAGTACTTCGACGGGACCGATATCTTCTACAACCAGCGGTCGCCGCGGTTTGGCCTGTTTGCCGCACAGCCCCTCATGGCGTTCGGCACAATTCGAATGGAGTTCTAA
- a CDS encoding PepSY domain-containing protein — protein MFTRPFWVRLHRWAGLAMAGLLIVVGLTGSLLAFYPELERLVHPHWYPDRAPATWMGAGALAEKLERAEPRLRVQQLSLQGFDGATSAWVEPRLDPATGKLFELGYDYVLLDPATGAVLDRIRWGSLLNGWTGLMSFVYALHYALALDMPGVWILGICALVWTLDCFVGLYLTFPARRSREAHAHLQPAPGDASWWARWKRAWIIKPGNAQRVNFDLHRAGGLWLWLALVLFAWSSVYMNLWDTVYTWTTRAFFDYRTYWTEFRPRPALMERTGLDWLDAQAVGERLIAEQAALQGFMVKRPVVLRLYRDLGVYQYQVETDREIDDRPRRYATQVFFDADSGALRLALLPRGQYAGNTISNWLYALHMANVFGLPYRIFVCFLGVVVAMLSVTGVYLWVKKRRSRAMAQARLLRLPDVQSARPSGHADLKSSANL, from the coding sequence ATGTTCACCAGACCGTTCTGGGTTCGGCTGCATCGCTGGGCCGGGCTGGCCATGGCCGGTTTGCTGATTGTGGTCGGCCTGACGGGAAGTCTGCTGGCGTTTTATCCGGAGCTTGAGCGACTCGTCCATCCACACTGGTATCCGGACCGCGCTCCGGCCACGTGGATGGGCGCCGGCGCGCTGGCAGAGAAACTGGAGAGGGCCGAGCCGCGATTGCGCGTCCAGCAGTTGTCGTTGCAGGGCTTCGACGGCGCGACCTCCGCCTGGGTGGAGCCTCGCCTCGATCCGGCTACCGGCAAGCTGTTCGAGCTGGGCTACGACTATGTCCTACTCGATCCGGCGACGGGCGCGGTGCTCGACCGGATTCGGTGGGGCTCGCTGCTGAACGGATGGACCGGCCTCATGTCTTTCGTCTACGCGTTGCACTATGCGTTGGCACTGGACATGCCGGGTGTCTGGATTCTGGGAATCTGTGCCCTGGTGTGGACGCTGGATTGTTTTGTCGGGTTGTATCTGACCTTCCCGGCCCGGCGGTCTCGTGAAGCACACGCGCACTTGCAGCCGGCTCCCGGCGATGCAAGCTGGTGGGCGCGTTGGAAGCGAGCCTGGATCATCAAACCCGGCAATGCCCAGCGCGTCAATTTCGACCTCCACCGGGCAGGCGGTTTGTGGTTGTGGCTTGCCCTAGTGCTGTTTGCCTGGTCGAGCGTCTACATGAACCTGTGGGATACGGTGTACACCTGGACCACGCGGGCGTTCTTCGACTACCGCACCTATTGGACGGAGTTTCGACCACGGCCCGCTCTGATGGAGCGGACAGGGTTGGATTGGCTGGACGCGCAGGCGGTCGGGGAGCGGCTCATCGCGGAGCAAGCCGCGTTGCAGGGCTTCATGGTGAAGCGGCCGGTGGTGCTTCGGCTATATCGTGATCTCGGCGTCTATCAGTACCAGGTTGAGACCGATCGGGAAATCGACGATCGTCCGCGTCGATACGCGACGCAAGTCTTTTTCGACGCCGACTCGGGTGCGCTACGCCTCGCGCTGCTGCCTCGCGGCCAATATGCTGGCAACACCATCAGCAATTGGCTCTATGCACTGCATATGGCCAATGTGTTCGGCTTGCCCTATCGGATCTTTGTCTGTTTCCTGGGAGTCGTCGTCGCGATGCTTTCCGTCACGGGCGTGTACCTCTGGGTGAAGAAACGCCGATCCAGGGCCATGGCGCAGGCCCGGTTACTTCGGCTGCCGGACGTGCAGTCGGCTAGGCCATCGGGTCACGCAGATCTGAAGAGTTCTGCGAATTTGTAG
- a CDS encoding tetratricopeptide repeat protein, which translates to MAATALLLALLLTGGWWSDAALALDEAGWGRVLAAGGQAREAARFEESERILTEALAQARRDGSQDVYLAEASNELGLVYHDQGQLDQAQSYYEQALGLWERTLGSEHEHVAAALNNLAEVHRAKGDLQAAESLFRRASAIEGRILGAAHPDVAVGLNNLAELHRQQGREAEAESLYRRALLILEQAYGPGHADLAPVLNNLAALYKERGLFSWAEPFYQRALAVRRARFGVSHPSVAVSLNNLGCLYQTQGLYELARTYFEEALSVSEGVSGREATLVGTILGNMAYLSDQQTLWHESQGLYERALVIQQARLGFQHPVVGQLLSRYAMVLELLGRHVEAGLFAARAASIRSRQTSMPGQTDPSDRRMVMNPFVR; encoded by the coding sequence ATGGCAGCAACGGCCCTGCTCTTGGCTCTGCTGTTGACCGGCGGCTGGTGGTCGGATGCGGCCCTAGCACTGGATGAAGCGGGTTGGGGCCGAGTGTTGGCCGCCGGTGGTCAGGCCCGCGAGGCCGCCCGGTTCGAAGAGTCCGAACGTATCCTGACCGAAGCCTTGGCGCAGGCGAGGAGGGACGGGTCTCAGGATGTCTACCTGGCCGAGGCCTCGAACGAACTCGGCTTGGTCTACCACGATCAGGGACAGCTCGATCAGGCCCAGTCCTACTATGAGCAGGCGTTAGGCCTCTGGGAACGTACGCTGGGGTCCGAACATGAGCATGTCGCTGCCGCGCTGAACAATCTGGCGGAGGTGCATCGAGCCAAAGGCGACCTCCAGGCTGCCGAGTCGTTATTTCGCCGCGCCTCCGCGATCGAGGGGCGCATTCTGGGGGCCGCGCATCCGGACGTAGCCGTAGGCCTAAACAATCTGGCCGAACTCCATCGACAGCAGGGGCGCGAGGCGGAAGCGGAATCCCTCTATCGGCGGGCCTTGCTGATCTTGGAGCAGGCCTACGGGCCGGGTCATGCAGATTTGGCCCCCGTGCTGAACAATCTCGCCGCGCTGTACAAGGAGCGGGGGTTGTTCAGTTGGGCCGAGCCCTTCTATCAGCGCGCGTTGGCGGTTCGTCGCGCGCGCTTCGGCGTGAGCCATCCGTCCGTGGCGGTGAGTTTGAACAACCTCGGGTGTCTCTATCAGACCCAAGGGCTCTATGAACTGGCGAGGACGTACTTCGAGGAGGCGCTCTCCGTGAGCGAAGGGGTATCGGGGCGGGAAGCCACGCTGGTCGGGACGATCCTCGGCAATATGGCGTACCTCTCGGATCAACAGACTCTGTGGCATGAATCGCAGGGTTTGTATGAGCGAGCGTTGGTGATTCAGCAAGCGCGGCTCGGATTCCAGCATCCGGTCGTCGGTCAGTTGCTCTCCCGCTATGCCATGGTATTGGAGTTGTTGGGAAGGCATGTCGAGGCGGGGCTGTTCGCGGCCAGGGCCGCGTCGATCCGATCACGGCAAACCTCGATGCCTGGACAGACCGATCCGTCCGATCGACGGATGGTGATGAATCCCTTCGTCCGGTAG